In one window of Hevea brasiliensis isolate MT/VB/25A 57/8 chromosome 10, ASM3005281v1, whole genome shotgun sequence DNA:
- the LOC110646310 gene encoding uncharacterized protein LOC110646310 — MSTQLSKTDSEVSSLTQSSPARSSPPRRPVYYVQSPSRDSHDGEKTTNSFHSTPVLSPMGSPPHSHSNSSLGPHSRESSSTRFSGSLKPHRKTDGANLKVSRKPWKEFDAIEEEGLLDGDIPQYGLPRRCYFLAFVVGFFVLFCVFSLILWGASRPQKPTIIMKSIVFDQFVVQAGSDFSGVATELVSMNCSVKLTFRNTATFFGVHVKATPLDLTYSQLTVATGTMRKFYQSRKSQRSLTVNVKGSSIPLYGGGVNLGSLNGAPTQPVPLTLNFMVRSRAYVLGKLVKPKFYKRVECTVVMDPMKMNMAISLKNNCTYQ, encoded by the exons ATGTCAACTCAGCTCTCGAAGACAGATTCAGAGGTAAGCAGCCTAACCCAGTCATCTCCCGCAAGGTCATCTCCGCCTCGCCGCCCTGTATACTACGTGCAAAGCCCGTCAAGAGACTCCCATGATGGCGAGAAAACCACCAACTCATTCCATTCCACTCCAGTTCTTAGCCCCATGGGGTCTCCTCCTCATTCCCACTCTAACTCTTCCTTAGGGCCTCACTCCCGCGAGTCCTCCTCTACCCGCTTCTCTGGCTCCCTCAAGCCCCATCGCAAGACTGATGGAGCCAACCTCAAAGTCAGCCGGAAACCATGGAAGGAGTTTGACGCCATTGAAGAGGAGGGTCTTCTGGATGGTGATATTCCCCAATATGGCTTGCCTCGTCGTTGCTATTTTCTTGCTTTTGTTGTGGGCTTCTTTGTACTTTTCTGTGTGTTTTCGTTGATTCTTTGGGGTGCAAGTCGACCTCAGAAACCTACAATCATTATGAAG AGTATAGTTTTTGATCAATTTGTAGTACAAGCTGGTTCGGATTTCTCTGGAGTAGCTACAGAATTGGTGTCCATGAACTGCTCGGTGAAGCTCACATTTCGCAACACTGCTACGTTCTTTGGGGTTCATGTAAAAGCAACACCTTTAGATCTAACTTACTCTCAGCTCACTGTAGCTACTGGAACC ATGAGAAAGTTCTATCAATCAAGAAAGAGTCAAAGATCACTAACAGTAAATGTAAAGGGGAGTAGTATACCCTTGTATGGTGGGGGAGTTAACTTGGGCAGCTTGAATGGTGCGCCAACTCAACCAGTGCCATTGACACTTAACTTCATGGTTCGTTCAAGAGCTTATGTTCTGGGCAAGCTGGTGAAGCCCAAGTTCTATAAGAGGGTGGAATGCACGGTGGTCATGGACCCAATGAAAATGAATATGGCAATTTCGCTCAAGAACAATTGCACTTATCAgtaa